In Thermofilaceae archaeon, one DNA window encodes the following:
- a CDS encoding glycosyltransferase, with amino-acid sequence MISVVVPTRNNEGTIVELLESLARQTLGDFEVIVADSSSDRTPEIASRYPFVRVVRVPPAGINVARNAGLRAARGEIVAFTDGDCRAPPDWLESVRRFFEEHPDAVAVGGSVLTAREISGSTTALYYNEALWPMMTIYERELEITARNFHRVRVPNGNNMAFKREVLLSNPFDEGIKGGYDEVELLWRLCRAGYRVYASPTIRVEHFHGGGLGKMLKRAFSYGRGHTMFFLKHRKAPLALYGLLGALALYSFYASAALLAVIGLPHLLLIPPLAYLALAALYLAKGRGLRSLAYPLFDMAFYSTMAAGMLYELARRGLPGKRYSRRV; translated from the coding sequence GTGATCTCCGTCGTCGTTCCGACGAGGAACAACGAGGGTACAATCGTGGAGCTTCTCGAGTCGCTAGCCCGCCAAACTTTGGGGGACTTCGAGGTCATCGTTGCGGACAGCTCGAGCGATCGGACGCCTGAGATCGCTTCGCGCTACCCGTTCGTGAGGGTCGTAAGGGTTCCGCCGGCGGGCATCAACGTGGCGAGGAACGCGGGTTTGAGGGCGGCTAGGGGCGAGATCGTCGCCTTCACGGACGGTGATTGCAGAGCCCCTCCCGACTGGCTCGAGAGCGTAAGGCGGTTCTTCGAGGAGCACCCCGACGCTGTGGCGGTCGGGGGCTCCGTCCTGACCGCGAGGGAAATATCGGGAAGCACTACCGCGCTGTACTACAACGAGGCTCTCTGGCCGATGATGACGATCTATGAGCGGGAGCTGGAGATCACGGCCCGGAACTTCCACAGGGTGAGAGTCCCAAACGGGAACAACATGGCGTTCAAGCGGGAGGTCCTGCTGAGCAACCCGTTCGACGAGGGGATCAAGGGCGGCTACGACGAGGTGGAGCTGCTCTGGAGGCTCTGCAGGGCCGGCTACAGGGTTTACGCGTCCCCAACGATAAGGGTGGAGCACTTCCACGGGGGAGGGTTGGGCAAGATGCTCAAGAGAGCCTTCAGCTACGGGCGGGGCCACACGATGTTTTTCCTGAAGCATAGGAAAGCCCCCCTCGCGCTCTACGGGCTGCTCGGCGCGCTCGCCCTCTACTCCTTCTACGCGTCGGCCGCGCTCCTGGCGGTGATCGGCTTACCCCACCTCCTCCTGATCCCGCCGCTAGCCTACCTAGCTTTGGCTGCCCTCTACCTGGCTAAGGGTAGGGGGCTTCGCTCGCTCGCATACCCGCTGTTCGACATGGCCTTCTACTCGACGATGGCTGCCGGCATGCTCTACGAGCTCGCTAGGAGGGGCCTGCCGGGCAAACGATATAGCCGGAGAGTCTAG